The following coding sequences lie in one Flagellimonas eckloniae genomic window:
- the miaB gene encoding tRNA (N6-isopentenyl adenosine(37)-C2)-methylthiotransferase MiaB — protein MIKSEGIEKIIDESQQGTTLALEKNDSNGRKLYIESYGCQMNFSDSEIVASILAKEGFNTTQKLEEADLVLVNTCSIREKAELTVRKRLEKFNAVKKTNPGMKVGVLGCMAERLKSKFLEEEKIVDMVVGPDAYKDLPNLIQEIDEGRNAVNVILSKDETYGDIAPVRLNSNGVSAFVSITRGCDNMCTFCVVPFTRGRERSRDPQSILEEVNDLWEKGFKEITLLGQNVDSYLWYGGGLKKDFEKASEIQKAASVNFARLLELTAKAQPKMRIRFSTSNPQDMTLDVIEAMAKYENICNYIHLPVQSGSNRILKAMNRLHTREEYFELINNIKKIIPDCAISQDMITGFPTETEEDHKDTLSLMEYVKYDFGFMFAYSERPGTMAARKLEDDIPEETKKRRLTEIIDLQQQHSLYRTQLHLNKTQEVLIEGPSKKSDAHWKGRNSQNTVVVFPKENYKIGDFVNVKINECTSATLIGEAIGYSKNN, from the coding sequence ATGATCAAAAGCGAAGGTATAGAGAAAATTATAGACGAAAGCCAACAGGGTACTACCTTGGCTTTGGAGAAAAACGATTCGAACGGCCGAAAGCTTTATATAGAAAGTTACGGTTGTCAAATGAATTTTTCAGATAGTGAGATTGTAGCATCAATTCTGGCCAAAGAGGGTTTTAATACCACTCAGAAACTTGAAGAAGCTGATTTAGTCTTGGTCAATACCTGCTCCATCAGAGAAAAGGCTGAACTAACGGTTAGAAAACGCTTGGAGAAATTCAATGCCGTTAAGAAAACCAATCCAGGGATGAAGGTCGGTGTACTAGGTTGCATGGCAGAACGCTTAAAGAGCAAATTTCTTGAAGAGGAAAAAATTGTGGATATGGTCGTTGGGCCAGATGCCTACAAAGACCTCCCTAACCTCATCCAAGAAATTGATGAAGGTAGAAATGCGGTAAACGTAATTCTTTCCAAAGATGAAACTTATGGTGATATTGCCCCGGTTAGACTAAATTCCAATGGAGTAAGTGCATTTGTATCCATCACAAGGGGATGCGACAATATGTGTACTTTTTGCGTGGTGCCTTTTACCAGAGGACGTGAACGTAGTCGCGATCCCCAATCCATATTAGAAGAAGTAAATGATCTTTGGGAAAAAGGATTTAAGGAAATTACCTTGTTGGGTCAAAACGTGGATAGCTATCTGTGGTATGGTGGTGGTTTAAAGAAAGACTTTGAAAAAGCTTCGGAAATACAAAAAGCAGCCTCGGTAAATTTTGCCAGATTGTTGGAATTGACCGCCAAGGCACAACCCAAAATGCGGATTCGGTTTTCTACTTCCAATCCACAGGATATGACCTTGGACGTTATTGAAGCTATGGCCAAGTATGAAAACATCTGCAATTACATTCATTTACCTGTCCAAAGTGGGAGCAATCGTATTTTAAAAGCGATGAATCGACTTCACACAAGAGAAGAGTATTTTGAATTGATCAATAATATCAAAAAAATCATCCCAGATTGTGCCATTAGTCAAGATATGATAACCGGATTCCCTACTGAAACCGAGGAAGATCATAAAGACACCTTGAGCTTAATGGAATATGTAAAGTACGATTTTGGATTTATGTTTGCTTACTCTGAACGCCCGGGAACAATGGCGGCGAGAAAATTGGAGGATGACATTCCCGAAGAAACCAAAAAGAGAAGGCTTACGGAAATTATAGATCTCCAACAGCAACATAGTTTGTACCGAACCCAACTACATTTGAATAAAACGCAGGAGGTTTTAATAGAAGGGCCTTCTAAAAAATCTGATGCGCATTGGAAAGGTAGAAATTCGCAAAATACCGTTGTAGTTTTTCCAAAGGAAAATTATAAAATAGGTGATTTTGTCAATGTAAAAATAAATGAATGTACCTCTGCAACCTTAATTGGTGAAGCCATTGGATATTCAAAGAACAACTAA
- a CDS encoding methyltransferase: MRWNKFKSLFSKESKTTEGTATDELTRSTKKVMSEIYEKKRWGGRQKDFYSGSGSHSRKVVQPYIKTISSFLKDYEDGLIVCDLGCGDFNVGKNLVSYSKRYIGIDIVDDLIERNKKLFVSEQLEFHCLNIVTDNLPKGDCILVRQVFQHLSNEEIKKVVKKIEKFKHIIVTEHIPKGEFVANAEKSTGAGIRLSNNSGVVLTEPPFNMNPERSTELLRIKYRKALIVTTHYQNF, encoded by the coding sequence ATGAGGTGGAATAAATTCAAGAGTCTTTTTTCAAAAGAAAGCAAGACTACAGAAGGTACAGCTACTGATGAGTTGACAAGGTCGACCAAGAAAGTGATGAGCGAGATATATGAAAAGAAAAGATGGGGTGGTAGACAAAAAGATTTTTATTCTGGTTCCGGTTCGCATTCTCGAAAAGTAGTGCAACCTTATATCAAGACTATTTCTTCATTCCTTAAAGATTATGAAGATGGTTTGATTGTCTGTGACTTAGGGTGTGGTGATTTTAACGTAGGCAAAAATTTAGTTTCCTATTCCAAGAGATATATAGGAATTGATATTGTGGACGATTTAATTGAAAGAAATAAGAAACTTTTTGTAAGTGAACAATTAGAATTTCATTGTCTGAATATAGTTACGGACAATTTACCTAAAGGAGATTGTATTCTAGTTAGGCAGGTGTTTCAGCACTTATCCAACGAAGAGATAAAAAAGGTGGTTAAAAAAATTGAAAAATTCAAACATATTATAGTTACTGAACACATCCCTAAAGGTGAATTTGTGGCAAACGCTGAAAAATCTACTGGGGCAGGTATTCGATTGTCAAATAATAGTGGTGTGGTTTTAACAGAACCACCATTTAATATGAATCCTGAAAGATCTACAGAATTGTTGCGTATTAAATACAGGAAGGCTTTAATAGTAACCACGCACTATCAAAATTTCTAA
- a CDS encoding Gfo/Idh/MocA family protein gives MSQNHKKKEIKKLNRRSFVKTTGLATGALMASSTSMNAMGYVAGNKKLKLALVGCGGRGTGAAVQALTADPDVELVAMADAFQDRLDQSLTGIIEHFEGERKIDVKEKNRFVGFDAYSKAIDLADVVILTTPPGFRPQHFEYAISQDKHVFMEKPVATDPAGVRKVLKNAKIAKEKKLNVVVGLQRRYEKKYLALHKQIQEGTIGKIISGQVYWNSAGVWVRARQPQQTEMEYQMRNWYYFNWLCGDHILEQHIHNIDVANWFIGEYPASAQGMGGRQTRNGLDHGEIFDHHFVEFTYPSGAVVASQCRHQKGCFRRVDEAFQGTKGAILARKGLVTDLEGETLLNVGKEHDPNPYQVEHDLLFASIRNKGVIADAENGAKATLTAIMGRMATYSGQTITWEQALNSDLSLVPENPTWESKPPTIPDENGKYPIPMPGVTKFS, from the coding sequence ATGTCACAAAATCACAAAAAGAAAGAAATCAAAAAACTGAACAGAAGGTCGTTTGTAAAAACAACTGGACTTGCTACTGGAGCCCTTATGGCAAGCAGTACCTCCATGAATGCAATGGGCTATGTTGCCGGAAACAAAAAATTAAAACTCGCGCTGGTAGGTTGCGGAGGGCGAGGCACAGGTGCTGCAGTACAAGCCTTGACTGCTGACCCAGATGTGGAATTGGTTGCCATGGCTGATGCCTTTCAGGATCGATTGGATCAAAGCTTAACAGGAATCATAGAACATTTTGAGGGAGAACGAAAAATAGACGTCAAAGAAAAAAATCGCTTTGTTGGTTTTGACGCCTATTCAAAAGCAATAGACTTAGCTGATGTAGTCATTCTTACAACCCCTCCCGGCTTTCGGCCGCAGCATTTTGAATATGCCATTTCGCAGGACAAGCATGTTTTTATGGAAAAACCTGTGGCAACAGATCCAGCCGGAGTTCGAAAAGTGCTGAAAAATGCGAAAATAGCGAAGGAGAAAAAGTTGAATGTTGTAGTAGGACTCCAACGGCGCTATGAAAAAAAATACCTAGCACTCCATAAACAGATCCAAGAAGGAACAATTGGAAAAATAATCTCTGGACAAGTGTACTGGAACAGCGCTGGAGTATGGGTGCGAGCAAGACAGCCCCAGCAGACAGAAATGGAATACCAAATGCGAAACTGGTATTATTTTAACTGGTTATGCGGCGATCATATTTTAGAGCAACACATCCACAATATTGATGTTGCCAACTGGTTTATTGGGGAATATCCAGCTTCGGCCCAGGGAATGGGTGGTAGACAAACTAGAAATGGGTTAGATCATGGAGAAATTTTTGACCACCATTTTGTTGAATTCACGTATCCTAGTGGAGCGGTAGTCGCAAGCCAGTGCAGGCACCAAAAAGGTTGTTTTAGGCGAGTTGATGAAGCCTTTCAAGGCACCAAAGGTGCCATTTTGGCCAGAAAAGGTTTGGTAACGGATCTGGAAGGGGAAACACTACTCAATGTAGGCAAAGAACATGACCCCAATCCTTATCAAGTTGAGCATGACCTCCTTTTTGCTTCAATACGAAATAAGGGAGTTATTGCCGATGCTGAGAATGGTGCTAAAGCAACACTTACTGCCATAATGGGAAGAATGGCAACCTATTCCGGTCAAACCATAACTTGGGAACAAGCTTTGAATTCAGATTTAAGCCTGGTGCCGGAAAACCCAACTTGGGAATCCAAACCTCCAACAATTCCTGATGAAAATGGCAAATATCCCATTCCTATGCCAGGCGTAACTAAATTTTCCTAA
- a CDS encoding formylglycine-generating enzyme family protein: MRALFLLFAHCICFNAIAQKSFEPYAQKISGTDIHISMVPIQGGNFTMGSTESEIGRSLDEGPTHNVEVAPFWMAQFEVTWDLYNLFIDREIDRHRDTNNLGNEVLLAVDAVSGATIPYIDMDHGMGIEGFPAINMTQLAASKFCEWLSAMTGNFYRLPTEAEWEYACRAGTQTAYSFGNDPMALEDYAWSKKNSDSTSHKVGLKKPNPWGLYDMHGNVAEWTLDQYEEKAYFNRKQHPVSNPFIKPIKTYPRSLRGGSWIDQAKQLRSASRKPSTKKWKLRDPQIPKSKWWHTDAPFIGFRIVRPYKTPTAEEQQIYWKEKHTN; the protein is encoded by the coding sequence TTGAGAGCGCTTTTCTTATTATTTGCACACTGTATTTGTTTCAATGCTATTGCCCAAAAATCTTTTGAGCCCTATGCACAAAAAATTTCTGGAACTGACATCCATATTTCCATGGTCCCAATTCAAGGAGGCAATTTTACCATGGGCAGTACTGAAAGTGAAATTGGCAGATCTTTAGATGAAGGGCCAACCCATAATGTAGAAGTAGCTCCTTTTTGGATGGCTCAATTTGAAGTTACCTGGGATCTCTATAATTTGTTTATTGATAGGGAAATTGACAGACACAGAGACACAAATAATCTTGGAAACGAAGTTTTACTTGCTGTTGATGCCGTTTCTGGTGCCACCATCCCTTACATAGACATGGATCATGGAATGGGTATTGAGGGTTTTCCTGCAATAAACATGACACAATTAGCTGCTTCAAAATTCTGCGAATGGCTTTCCGCTATGACCGGAAATTTCTATCGACTTCCCACCGAAGCGGAATGGGAATATGCTTGTAGGGCAGGAACACAAACAGCCTATTCTTTTGGTAACGACCCAATGGCACTGGAAGATTACGCATGGTCAAAAAAAAATAGTGATAGCACGTCCCACAAAGTGGGGTTAAAAAAACCAAATCCTTGGGGGTTGTACGATATGCATGGTAACGTAGCAGAGTGGACATTGGATCAATATGAGGAAAAAGCATACTTTAATAGAAAGCAACACCCTGTTTCAAATCCATTCATAAAACCAATCAAAACCTACCCACGTAGTTTACGCGGTGGATCATGGATAGATCAAGCAAAACAGCTAAGAAGTGCTTCTAGGAAACCTTCTACCAAAAAATGGAAACTTAGAGACCCACAAATCCCAAAAAGTAAATGGTGGCACACTGATGCCCCTTTTATTGGATTTCGTATTGTACGACCTTATAAAACTCCCACTGCAGAGGAACAACAAATCTATTGGAAAGAAAAACATACAAACTAA
- a CDS encoding LVIVD repeat-containing protein — protein sequence MKKKVLVILSLVTLVFVSCDDKDDSDYADYLVAKPLVVSKAEFAAGVDIIAPRPIDESGKVYTYKDYIFINDKSQGIHVIDNSNPQQPKKISFIKIPGNVDISVKDDFLFADSLMDLVVLDISDLNNIKQVSRLENVLYGNVFWPFEADIIEYDGYDYENEILVGWETVTERRLIEEVQQNGGGGIFFEDMALANSADGGTGQGGSLARFKIVDDYLYAVDSHNINVFDISDLENPQNLEDVYAGFDIETIFNRDNHLFLGSMSGMYIYDISSPATPTFVSEFQHGTACDPVVVDGDYAYVTLRGGNGCGALESGLFIVDISEITEPKLATSYPMDEPYGLGIKDEKLFICDGSSGLKVYDKTDIEDLKTLNHFKDIVTFDVIPLESHLIMVGDEVLYQYEYLDNKIKLISQIGLN from the coding sequence ATGAAAAAGAAAGTTTTAGTAATTCTATCCCTTGTCACGCTGGTTTTTGTATCCTGTGATGATAAAGATGACAGTGACTACGCAGATTATTTAGTGGCAAAACCTTTGGTTGTGAGCAAAGCTGAATTTGCAGCAGGCGTGGACATAATTGCACCAAGACCTATAGATGAATCCGGTAAGGTGTATACCTACAAAGACTATATTTTTATTAATGACAAGAGCCAGGGAATTCATGTAATAGATAACAGCAATCCCCAGCAGCCAAAAAAGATATCGTTTATAAAGATTCCCGGAAATGTTGATATTTCGGTAAAAGATGATTTCCTATTTGCTGATAGTCTGATGGATTTGGTAGTGTTGGATATATCTGACTTGAACAATATAAAACAGGTTAGTAGATTGGAGAATGTACTTTATGGTAATGTTTTCTGGCCTTTTGAAGCAGACATCATAGAATACGATGGATATGATTATGAGAATGAGATTCTGGTAGGTTGGGAAACAGTTACAGAAAGAAGATTGATCGAGGAGGTTCAGCAAAATGGTGGGGGCGGTATCTTTTTTGAAGATATGGCCTTGGCGAACAGTGCAGATGGAGGTACGGGACAAGGAGGCTCTTTGGCACGTTTTAAAATAGTTGATGATTATTTGTATGCTGTGGACAGCCACAATATCAATGTATTTGATATTTCAGATTTGGAGAACCCACAAAATCTGGAAGACGTCTATGCAGGATTTGACATTGAGACGATATTCAATAGAGATAATCACCTGTTTTTGGGAAGTATGAGCGGTATGTACATTTATGACATCTCCTCACCGGCCACACCAACATTTGTTTCGGAGTTTCAACATGGTACTGCCTGTGATCCCGTTGTGGTTGATGGAGATTACGCCTATGTGACGTTACGCGGAGGCAATGGATGTGGAGCTTTGGAGAGTGGTCTGTTCATTGTGGATATTTCTGAAATAACAGAACCAAAATTGGCCACTTCGTATCCAATGGATGAACCATATGGCTTAGGTATTAAAGATGAAAAACTATTTATATGCGATGGTAGCTCAGGCCTTAAAGTATACGATAAGACAGATATTGAAGATTTAAAAACGTTAAACCATTTTAAAGATATCGTTACGTTTGATGTAATTCCGCTGGAGAGTCATTTAATAATGGTAGGAGACGAAGTGCTCTACCAATATGAATATTTAGACAATAAAATCAAACTTATAAGTCAGATAGGCCTCAATTAA